From a single Brassica napus cultivar Da-Ae chromosome C9, Da-Ae, whole genome shotgun sequence genomic region:
- the LOC125592607 gene encoding serine--glyoxylate aminotransferase-like, whose protein sequence is MDYMNGPGRHHLFVPGPVNIPEQVVRAMNRNNEDYRSPAIPALTKTLLEDVKKIFKTTSGTPFMFPTTGTGAWESALTNTLSPGDRIVSFLIGQFSLLWIDQQKRLNFNVDVVESEWGQGANLQVLASKLSQDQNHTIKAICIVHNETATGVTNDISAVRTILDHYKHPALLLVDGVSSICALDFRMDEWGVDVALTGSQKALSLPTGLGIVCASPKALEATKTSKSLKVFFDWNDYLKFYKLGTYWPYTPSIQLLYGLRAALDLIFEEGLDNVIARHARLGKATRLAVEAWGLKNCTQKEEWISNTVTAVVVPPNIDSTEIVKRAWKRYNLSLGLGLNKVAGKVFRIGHLGNLNELQLLGCLAGVEMILKDVGYPIVLGSGVAAASTYLQHHIPLIPSRI, encoded by the exons ATGGATTATATGAATGGACCAGGGAGACACCATCTGTTTGTACCAGGACCAGTGAACATACCGGAACAGGTAGTCCGGGCGATGAACCGAAACAACGAGGATTACCGCTCACCAGCAATCCCGGCACTTACGAAAACATTGTTGGAGGACGTGAAGAAGATATTCAAGACAACATCTGGGACACCATTTATGTTTCCCACGACCGGGACTGGTGCTTGGGAGAGTGCCTTGACTAATACGCTATCTCCTGGAGACAGGATCGTCTCGTTTCTGATCGGACAATTTAGCCTGCTTTGGATTGACCAGCAGAAGAGGCTAAATTTCAATGTCGATGTGGTTGAGAGTGAATGGGGACAGGGTGCTAATCTCCAAGTCCTGGCCTCAAAGCTCTCACAAGACCAAAATCATACCATCAAAGCCATATGCATTGTCCACAATGAAACCGCCACTGGAGTCACCAATGACATCTCTGCTGTCCGAACCATCCTCG ATCATTACAAGCACCCGGCTTTGCTTCTTGTGGACGGTGTCTCGTCCATATGTGCGCTCGATTTCCGAATGGATGAATGGGGAGTGGACGTGGCCTTGACTGGCTCGCAAAAAGCCTTATCTCTGCCAACAGGCCTTGGGATTGTGTGCGCCAGTCCAAAAGCTTTGGAAGCAACCAAAACTTCAAAGTCTCTCAAAGTCTTCTTTGATTGGAATGACTATCTCAAGTTTTACAAGCTCGGAACATATTGGCCATATACACCTTCCATTCAACTCCTATACGGTCTGAGAGCTGCCCTTGATCTTATCTTTGAGGAAGGACTTGATAATGTCATTGCCCGTCACGCTCGTTTGGGAAAGGCCACCAG GCTGGCGGTGGAAGCGTGGGGCCTGAAAAACTGTACACAGAAGGAGGAGTGGATAAGTAACACAGTGACAGCAGTCGTCGTGCCACCGAATATAGACAGTACGGAGATTGTGAAAAGGGCGTGGAAAAGGTACAACCTAAGTCTTGGTCTTGGTCTCAACAAAGTGGCGGGAAAAGTTTTCAGAATTGGGCACCTTGGAAACCTTAATGAG TTGCAACTTCTTGGGTGTTTGGCTGGAGTGGAGATGATACTGAAGGATGTTGGGTACCCGATAGTATTGGGAAGTGGAGTTGCAGCTGCCTCTACTTATCTTCAGCACCACATCCCTCTCATTCCTTCTAGGATCTAA